DNA from Drosophila suzukii chromosome 2R, CBGP_Dsuzu_IsoJpt1.0, whole genome shotgun sequence:
TCGAATCGAGTGTGTAATTGGTTTTGTGGCCGAGACACACAGACAATCAAACACATGAAGCCAGTTTTGAAACTGCAGTAAAATAGGAGCTCCGTTTTCCAGGACATTCATTATGCATATGCGTGAGTGTTTGcccatgtgtgtgtgtctgcAGACACAAACACTGGAGAACATCTATAAGGCTCTCTAATTAATTGTTAATGAGTCATTTGGACGGATTATTAGTGTTGTAACGATTTGTAATGACGCCTAAAAGACACATCTCACTTGTGAATTATTAAATGACACGTTGCATAatctcatttaaattattCAGTTTGTCCTCGAATCATCTGTAATTTGCATACATTCGATACTAAAAGGTATTTAGagttaattaatttaattacatGCTTAAAGAGTTTAAAGTTTGGGTTTAAGGGGAACAATATACTTTGTTTTAATCTGCTTTTCGCTTTATTAGCCATACCCctttaaatgttattttaagTTACTTATAAAAGCCTTATTTAGGCGTTGtacataaattaaaatgtaccCGCGGGCaagtaaatttaatattttaattgttctcACTCTCAATTAATGTTTAGAAATTTGCtgaaatatttcaaaatttaatgGTAAATCAATTATTTTGTGACTTTATACTTCCAATTCCCAACCCTAAGGATATCAAGTTTACTTCCTTTTAAGCTGTGTTTTTCTCGTTCTCCTCCTCATcttataattttttgattCTTATCTAACTGTCAACACTTTTGcggcaaattaaattaaatcataATTTCAATTACCAGAAAATTGACCACAAAAGCGGCCAACGGTCATTACACTGGCCATCACGGCCCCCCTTTTTTTCCCGCCCAATTCATTAACACTTCAAAGTTTTCTGCCTCCGACGAAAAGAAATGGAAAGAGATGGGGAGACCCCGCGCGAAAGAGAGGGGGATATCACGCAATGGCACTCCAGGCGTTCGTTAATTTGTTAGATGAACAACAAGCTGCTGTCGCATCTCTTAGGTTTTTGCGGAGAGACCCCCACCACGAACATTTCCTACAGAAAAATTTCACAGCCTCCGGCAAAAAGGCAAACAATAAATAAGCGCAAAAGAGCAAGGGCTACTGTGCGAGCGAGAGAGCGAGGTATACGTtctatacatatatatagagCCCACCACAACCGGAAGAAACTATTGTTCCGGAAAAGTATGCCCAGCTAACTAAGAGGGcgaaaaaaaagcaaaaatgATTTCGCACAAACTTTTCTGTTTAGTCAATCATTTTAATtaagtaattttttttttcgcctACTTGTCGTAAAAGTTTTAATAGACGGCCAGCGGGACGGAGTTTGTAGGTTGTTAGGAGGGTGGCGCAAAAGCTCGCAACTGCATTTTGCGGTTAATTATAATGTTGGGCCTGATTACATTTGCCAAGTCTCTAGTTGCCTAGTTGGTGACTTTCAGTTAATTGCCGAGATTTGAAGTTAGTTAAATGTGGCCCGAGTTGTTTGCAGCCGCCCTGTTTTGTGTTCCCAGGACGAGTTCAGGTCATAAAAAGGCTATAAAAAAGTTACTAGAAACTTTTATTAGCCGCTGATCAGACTTCGCAGCTACTTTTCCAGCCACCTCTTGAGCCACCTAGTTTGTTGCACATTCCTGCCGACCGCGCAATTAATTAAGTTTAGTTTTTGCATCACAAGAGAATTTAAGTGAAATCAATGAATCAGCTTGGGCGAGGCAAATCCGAGTTTTTCACTCAGTCCGGCGAACTATCTCTGCGGCACGCCCACTACCATTCCGCCCCCGAACTTCCGTTGAGCAACTTTTCGCTCCCCGGCCACGGAATCGAAGTTTAAGCCACCACCCAGCCAGGTGGATGCACCTTGCATTTTAAGTTCCGCCCGTAGCCCCCATCTCAACCCACTTGTCCCACAGCCATACGCTTGATTTCCTAACTAAGCACGCAAATGAAGCGTGTGCCCATCAAGGATGCGACTCTATCTCTCTGCGGTTGAGCATACCAGTTATACGTACGGTTGGGATGCGTATATATCCTTCTGGTGCTGCGGACTGACGCAACAAGGACCAGGAATCCTGGCACGTGGGCACAACCGCAGGGACGGGCTAAGGAACAGGAACTGTGGGTGAACGGAGAGGAAGAAGGACAGGTGAATGGAGCTCAAACCGTGTTTAATCGGAGAAATTATGCAATTGCCAGGCGGTGGGCCTGGACCGGATCCCACCTGTCACAGTGGGTGAAGACGTCATGAACTTGAATCGAATTAGAGAATCTACATATCCAAAGAAACTTAAGCAGGAAGACCTGTCAAAGGGAAAAATCACTGTGTGTTTGTCATTGGTTTTTAACACACTTTCCTTCTAGTCCTATAATAATGTTTTGGTCAAGCGTATGATAtttctaaatatttaattgGTCTTACAATTCAAGGGATATTTGTCCTAGGTtctcatttaaattaataaggTAGGTTTCTTGAAAAAAGAGAATTTGAAGGTTGATACTTAAAAACCCCTCTAATATGACACTCGGCCTTCAACAAATCAAGTCACCAATCAACACCATTCTTGACTTTCATCTTTACAAGTTCCATACTTGAAGGTCTTTAAGGTAAGCTATACTAGAGTGGTGTACTTTATTTGGCCTATATGACATTATTTTGGGTTAAAGTCAGCATTTGCTCTAAAGTGTCATTTTGCAGGGCCAACTGTAGCCAAAGTTCATTAGAATATGGTATAGGTATAAGTATAGAGAACGTGCTGAACTAATTAGCAGATCGCTCGTCTAGTTCTGACACCTCCCAGCCGAGCTAACTGAGCTGCCCTATATATATAGGCCCGAGCACACTCTCCGAATGTCAGTTGATGTTTGTGGATGTTTTGTTTTGTCCCATCGACCGGAATCGAGAATGGCGGCCACCAAGTACGACAGTTTCGAAAAGATATGGTCGGGGCCCAAGGACAAGGAGTACTATGGACCTGATATGACCCTGGGCGAAGTGGCCCTGATCATACTGCGTCTCTATTCGGACAAGGTCATGCAGGTGTTCGATCTTACATAACCTTATAACATACAAACCTTTAAACCACAGAAACCACGGCCTATATGTACGAGATCACCAAGCCCAAGGTGATATTCTGTGACCTGGACAACTATCAGACCTTGAGCGCGGTTAAAAGCAGTCTCAAGTTCAAAACTGAGATCATCCTGCTCACAGGAACTCTACCGGGAGTGCGTAATATTCAGGATCTGCTGGCTGAGGGTTGCACTGGTTACGACGAAAAAACACTGTAGGTAGATCTATCACCCAAGACCCTTGAAATAAGACCCCTTTAAGCTAGTTACGATCTTTCAGCTTTGCCTGCCCGCATTTGAGTGGCGATGATACGGCCTTCATCATCACCTCCTCGGGGGTAACCGGTTTGCCCAAGGGCGTAACCCGTTCGCATCGCAGTCTTCTGAACAGTGCCAAAATGTAAGTACATGCTTAGGTTACttcttttaaataatataaccCCCTAATGGACATTAAACAGCCCTCAGTTGTTCACCTCGGAGACAGTGCTGTTCTGCATCAGCCCACTCTACTGGATCAGCTGCATCTTCACCCTGCTTGCCTCGCTGGTCAATGGATGTCGCAGAATCATTACGAATCGTCCTTATAGCGTGGAATACTTTACAGATCTGGTGGAGAGACACCAGGTGAGCTTCGTGCTCACAGTGCCTCACCACATGGCCATGTTGGCCAAGAGTCCCCAGAGACAGGAGCTCGCTGCCAGGATGCAGGCCGTCCAGTCTTTCGTGTGCAGTGGATCGAAGGTTCCTCTGGGTATCTGGCGGGAGTTGTACGAGCTCCTGGGTGCCGACAGGTTTGCCGTGCTCTATGGCCTGACCGAGATCGGAGGCATCTCCAAGAATGTGGGAGGACCACTGGGCAGTGAGGGCAAGCTGCTGCGAAATGTTCAGGTGCGCCTGGTGGATGCACATGGTCAGTCCTTGGGTCCCAACCAGACGGGTCAGATCTTGGTCAGGCTAAGGCTTCGATGGGGTGGCTACTATCACAATCCCCAGGAGACCCAGGTCACTGTTACGCCCGACGGAAAGTGGCTTCTTACTGGGGATCAGGGGTACTTCGATGACAGTGGATGCCTGCACTACCAGACCCGTGACTCGGATGTCTTTAAGTACaatcactttcccatctaccCCAAGCAAATCGAGGACGTAATACTCCATTTACCCGGAGTCCAGGAAGTGGCCGTATTCGCCATTCCCAATGAGATGTCCACCAATCTAACAGCCTGTGCTGTGGTCCGTGATCAGGATGAACTGGGTGGACAACTGACCGAGGCGGATGTGAAGGCCATTGTAGAGCAGCACCTCAGCGAGGCCTATCACATACGCGGTGGAGTGTTCTTTGTGGACAATCTCCCGAAGACCCAGAACAACAAGATTCAGCGCAGGAGAATCTGGCCAGAATTGAGTGAGGCCACAACCCATCTGTGAGATAATCTTTTTGAatcgctttaaaaataaatgtcaGCTGTTTGCGACAGTGCGTTATGAAAGTAAACATTGTGAGTCATCATAAGATCTGTAAAAACATTATAAAGTTTCCATATCTGTCATATCTGGTGGAGTGCTGATTTCATTAGCGCGAATCTGGAGCGGGACCGACTTGCCAATAAGTAAATCAGCATCTATTTTAGTTGACACTGGCGTGTCCGACTAATTAACAGCTCCACTTTGTTTCCCGGAGTCCGGGAGTCATATAAAACCCAAATGAGTCGCAATAAAGCACTTATTCGATCGCCAATCGTGGTAAAGCACTATGAGCTGCGAGGTGCACTACGATGCCGCTTCGCGAACTTGGTTCGGACCGCGGGGCAAGGACTTCTATGGTCCGGAGATGACCCTGGGCGAGGTGATCATGCGCGTGCTCCGGATCAACGCCGATCAGGTGATGCAGCACTGCGATCCCACGGGACAGGAGCTCACCGGAAGTCAACTGGCTCAGCAGAGTGCCCGTATCGCTCAGGCCTTCAAGAGATTGGGATTACGGAAAGGAGATGTCATTGGAATCTCGGCAAATAATTCCACCTACCTGACCAGCGTGGTGATCGCTGCTCTGCTCCGTGGAATCCCCATCAACCCACTGCATCCGGAGTTTACAGAGGGTAAGAGGATTGCAAATACTATAGGGTATCTTGATCAGAATTAATTAGCGGGTTTAAAACTTAAGATTTGAGACTGTGTTTTACATACAATGTTCTTTATTGCAAAATACTTTAATCACTTCGTTAATCTgatatgtttatatttattttattattattttttattttcttttctttacAGAGACTGTCAAGTACATGTATGACATTACCGAGCCGAAGGTAATCTTTTGCGATGTGGAGAACTATTCCGTAATTAAGTCGGTCAATGAGAGATTAATCAATCCCGCCCAGATTTATCTTGTGAATGGGAAAATTGATGGGGTGCCAGATATCTTCGAGCTACTTAATAATGATGAGTGCATTTTGGCAGCCGCGTAAGTTTCACAAACCCCCTCGAAGAAGATATCCCTTTCTGAAATAGGTATCTTACTTTAGATATGTACCCTGCCCGAAATTGCATGGCGATCACACGGCATTTATTGTGTGTTCCTCGGGAACTACGGGAATGCCAAAGGGCGTGACCCGATCGCACCGCAGCTTACTAGGTAATTGCAAAAAGTAAGTGATAAAGGGTAATAATTTGGGGTCCATTATTCCATTATTCTATATTATGTTATCCAATTGCAGCCCGAACACCTACACCAGAGATAGCGTGCTGCTGTCGTTCAGTCCCCTCTACTGGATATCGGGAACCATTATTCTGCTGGCCTCCCTCCTCAACGGCTGTCGTCGGATCATAACCAACCGGCCTTATAGCGTGGAGTACCTCCTCCAGCTGGTGGCGAGTCACAAGGTGACCTTCCTGTTCCTGGCCTCCCACCAGATTGCCCTGCTCTCGAAATATGACAGTGATATGATGGAACTTAAGGCCCAGTTGCAATCCATTCGGGTTCTGATTGGCGCTGGATCCAAGGTGTGCAAGGCGGTGTCCCGCAGAATGTACGAGTTGATAGGAAGCCAGAGGTTTATAGTGGGTTACGGACTTTCCGAGATGGGAGGCCTGAGCAAAAATGTGGGAGGACCAGTGGGATGTGAGGGAAAGGTGATGAGGAATGTGGAACTGCGAGTCCTGGACAAACTGAAGATGCCACTGGGCATCAACGAAGTGGGCATCGTTTATGCCCGATTGCGATATAAATGGGAGGGCTATTACCGAAATCCTGAGGCCACCAGGAGAGCCCTCAGCTCGGATGGAATGTGGTTTCGCACCGGAGACATTGGTTACTTGGACAGCGAGGGCCATTTGTACATCCAGACACGGGACACCGATGTCTTTAAGTTCAACAACTTTCAGATCTACCCCGAACAGATCGAGGAGTTCATCCTGAGGTTACCTGGGGTGAGTGAGGCCTGTGTATTTGGCATACCCAACGATGTGGCCACCAATCTAACAGCTTGCGCCGTGGTCCGTACTAAAAGTCCGGAAGGTGAGCGCCTCACGGGGGATCAAATTCGGAATATAGTCGAGAGGCACTTAAGCGGAGCCTACCACATTCGAGGAGGTGTATATTTCATCGACAGTCTGCCAAAAACACCTAATGACAAGCTGCAGAGGCGAAAGGTCTTTGGTCTTATTCAACAGCTAGAAAATAAAGCTCaataaaaattagttttaacgAGTTTTAAAGTATTTTGAATCCATTTTAccttcttaaaattttttattgttttagaaaagtaattataaatgttttgagtaagttttctttattttttcagGTTTCTATT
Protein-coding regions in this window:
- the LOC108010263 gene encoding luciferin 4-monooxygenase, producing MSCEVHYDAASRTWFGPRGKDFYGPEMTLGEVIMRVLRINADQVMQHCDPTGQELTGSQLAQQSARIAQAFKRLGLRKGDVIGISANNSTYLTSVVIAALLRGIPINPLHPEFTEETVKYMYDITEPKVIFCDVENYSVIKSVNERLINPAQIYLVNGKIDGVPDIFELLNNDECILAAAYVPCPKLHGDHTAFIVCSSGTTGMPKGVTRSHRSLLGNCKNPNTYTRDSVLLSFSPLYWISGTIILLASLLNGCRRIITNRPYSVEYLLQLVASHKVTFLFLASHQIALLSKYDSDMMELKAQLQSIRVLIGAGSKVCKAVSRRMYELIGSQRFIVGYGLSEMGGLSKNVGGPVGCEGKVMRNVELRVLDKLKMPLGINEVGIVYARLRYKWEGYYRNPEATRRALSSDGMWFRTGDIGYLDSEGHLYIQTRDTDVFKFNNFQIYPEQIEEFILRLPGVSEACVFGIPNDVATNLTACAVVRTKSPEGERLTGDQIRNIVERHLSGAYHIRGGVYFIDSLPKTPNDKLQRRKVFGLIQQLENKAQ
- the LOC108010264 gene encoding uncharacterized protein; translation: MYEITKPKVIFCDLDNYQTLSAVKSSLKFKTEIILLTGTLPGVRNIQDLLAEGCTGYDEKTLFACPHLSGDDTAFIITSSGVTGLPKGVTRSHRSLLNSAKIPQLFTSETVLFCISPLYWISCIFTLLASLVNGCRRIITNRPYSVEYFTDLVERHQVSFVLTVPHHMAMLAKSPQRQELAARMQAVQSFVCSGSKVPLGIWRELYELLGADRFAVLYGLTEIGGISKNVGGPLGSEGKLLRNVQVRLVDAHGQSLGPNQTGQILVRLRLRWGGYYHNPQETQVTVTPDGKWLLTGDQGYFDDSGCLHYQTRDSDVFKYNHFPIYPKQIEDVILHLPGVQEVAVFAIPNEMSTNLTACAVVRDQDELGGQLTEADVKAIVEQHLSEAYHIRGGVFFVDNLPKTQNNKIQRRRIWPELSEATTHL